Within Lasioglossum baleicum unplaced genomic scaffold, iyLasBale1 scaffold0151, whole genome shotgun sequence, the genomic segment tgaacagcagtgctccccaacaattttatagccgcggaccgggcaacgtctgataattttacctcgcctcgatgagggggggcgttaattgtttatattgttgcggtggcttcgaccacttctcgccagtgggacggtgagcctcgcagaacaaattccaacttttctttatcacgtcgtcaaccgacgaatcgaaataccctttgaggatagtaggatatataggggggttctaattcacttcccaattcaggcggttctgaggaactttccaattcacgggagagcggtaccgcattgcacaagcattacgtcatctaggccaaggacaaagctgttaggcaccgcccccttctttctgacgtcatctaggccaaggacaaagctgttaggcaccgcccccttctttcttacgtcatctaggccaaggacagagctgctgagtcatcacttaatggtattgcacaagcattacgtcatctaggccaaggacaaagctgttaggcaccgcccccttctttctgacgtcatctaggccaaggacagagctgctgagtcatcacttaaggggtggtaccgcagagcggtattgcgcaagcatatattacatcatattttattgcatcatattttttcgcggggagggggggggggacaatccctatgaaagatgatactcctttggtattgcacaagcattacgtcatctaggccaaggacaaagctgttaggcaccgcccccttctttctgacgtcatctaggccaaggacagagctgctgagtcatcacttaatggtattgcacaagcattacgtcatctaggccaaggacaaagctgttaggcaccgcccccttctttcttacgtcatctagacaTCACCCTTATCTCTAAGAGTAGCAATtaataaataggacacgatggaatgtgaattgtagtctttgcaaacgttccatcgttgcaaacttttgccgtgacaaaaaaagttatttaatattcatagttaAAAACGGTGCCACCGTTACATTGCAAAGTGCAATTATATTTTGAGAACTGGAGATTagcaaattaaagttgaaaggaatatttttgtcgacaactgtgcggtagcaagatgattgaaacgtggaaaaaaatgttgaggtGTTTGACAAGCATGTCAATGCTGCTAAAAACTATGGACGAGTGTCACGAATGGCATCGCTCGTACATCGAGTCTCTGCAATGCTGCATCAATTACCTATCCAGTGCAAAGGATGAATTGTCGGGGAGCATGAAATCTAGTTTAACATCAAGagtcatacccccttctttcttacgtcatctaggccaaggacagagctgctgagtcatcacttaatggtattgcacaagcattacgtcatctaggccaaggacaaagctgttaggcaccgccccttttctaagaaaatgtaaaaaggtGGGGGCCAATGCATCCTATAAGAACATTGTATTCCAAGCGTTGCGCGTCAGATCGAGACAATCAACACGAAAAAAGCATGATGTATTACAACAATCATCCGCTCACTGAATGTGATCATTCAAGCATCGAGGAGTCACACAAAAAGAGGAGACTAAATAATATGTAAGTAGAaagatgaaaaacttgtgaaaaaaaaattttgaaaaacatttaattctttaaaaaaaaaaaaatctgttgCAGGAGTTTTGACAACAGCGACTCCATTTCACAATCATCGAGTAGTTTGCACAGAATCTTGAGTCGAAGATATTCCATAGctggcaattattttaaatatctcgaaattggTGTACACGTTGGCGATGATATTTGTGTGGAACTAACTATGGGGGATAACCGTGGTAACGAGATCACATTTTCCCGGGATGCATGGACAGAGTTGTTGCGCACGAAGGAGTGTATTTCCAATTTACTTTCTATGCAGAAACAGTGTAAAAAAATGAGTGATGATTTGACATTGCAAATAGTTAATCTCAATGGTATGAATCTAGTGAAATTGTCGAATCAGTTCACAGCTCTATACATCACGGAAAAAACTATGCGTAACTTATACAATCTCGAATTCTGCATACACAACATGTATTCATGGCTGATCGGCAATGTTCCTACGATTAccgataaatttatgaattttgtcattGTGGTGAGGGATACCAACGCGAAGAATATCGTGAAAGCGATTATCGAGAGCGAATTTTTTGATCAAAGTTCATTGATTGATTGTGAACTGGTGGCTTCATGCACTAATATCATTGCAGTCGAGGCACAAAAAACGGATaggttaaaatattaatgttgtgtgaaaattgtcttttgtaacaatacattattttaaaaataaaattattcaagaatacctcttttatatttttttttattacaacattacatacaattcctacagagaaatgaagcagaattatcacaatataataagtatagtcgttttacaaaaattaattatcataactaaaaaatacaagtagaaaaaatataattaaagtatattcgttttagatatccacgaattatgtgaggcatccattcccagccatttcacatatactttatttccttttctgcgtaatattttttcaactaagtatataTCAGGATATTTTGCCGCacgtatctcatgttcataaaatcctccggcgaTAGGTTTGTTCGTAGAGTCGACTAAGAGATATGTGACAGGATTCGTTCGTTTTACCgcgataatcttgaatatttcagttGACCAGTTTGGCGTGTATCCTTTGTTGAATAAGGTTTTAAACTTGCtgacacgcacacgatcatcgaCCTTGAATTTGGCAGGACCAGCAATCTTCACGTTGCTGTACACGGTGGACAGAAGGTGTCCAGCATTTTTACGGCTCACGTCGACAGGTCGCATGCGGATTGTacgatgttttcgattattgtagccCTCAGTCAACGTGGGAAGCGCATCGATCCAGCGATATTTTCCACTCAATGAGAAAAATTTCCACATGCTATTCTTCAGCGTGCGATTGAAACGTTCCACGACGGAAGCTTTCATAGTGCTAAATGTAGAATAATGATGTATGTTACGACTCTTTAGATAATCTTGAAACGTtgtattgtagaattctttccccATGTCGGTCTGCAAGTTATTCGGGACTCTACCATCTTTCTTCAACGCTGacgcgaaagctttgcacacgtcgctcgcatttttactcttcaaaggAACCGTCCATGCATATTTGCTAAATACATCGATTATCGTGAGAATATATCGATGCCCTCCATTGTCTCGTGCATATTTTTGAACTTCAACGATATCGGcttgccaaagatcatcgaatcctcGCACGATTACACGTCTACGCGGGTAAAAACGTCTCGCCGGAGCATGCAGTTCTTCCACCACGTTTTCTTTACTCATCATCGTTCTTGTAGCGCTCTCTCATTAACCGATTATTCACTTTTCAATCCAACTATTGAAGCGATGACTGATTCAGCTATCCAACTCGTTGAAAGCTACGCGTATCGTCTCTTGCTGTCGCTACTCAACTCGCTTTTCAATAGAGTCTTTACCTCATATATACTTTTCTTAAAATCTTCAGTTATATTTCCATCCCCTCATTTTTTctctcaaggttgatgatttttaTGATAACTTGATGACTCGATAAATGCTacttaatattgataatacaggtacaggtacagacaggtacagatacagctacagacaggtacagacaggtacagacaggtacaggaacaactacagacaggtataggaacagctacagacacaggtacagctacagacaggtacatgaacagctacagacaggtataggaacagctacagacaggtatagacaggtacatgaacagctacagacagggatggacaggtacatgaacagctacagacaggtacgtgaacagctacagacaggtacatgaacagctacagacaggtacatgaacagctacagacaggtacaggaacagctacagacaggtatggacaggtacagacaggtacaggaacaactacagacaggtacaggaacagctacagacaggtacaggaacaggtacagatacatcttgtacagtatgttcatgtatgatgattgctatccatggattcccctcaaggaccgtcgacacgtttcttgtcaatatttcaaactcgtcttctttttactttctccttcaaggtctcgttgatatcagttgatttcatattttcatttacatcatATCGAATGCCTTGTATCGTagccagtatttcagactttatcgtttctttaatggttttcaggtctttgatcagtttttcattctgttcagctaatatttcagactttatcgtctctttagcggttttcagttctttgaccagtttCTTCACAATCTCGGACTCAAGCTTcacgttaagcgtgtccacgtatactttggttgcaaCATGATCGTTTGCTTCAGGATTCGCCACGCGTCCGATCCTCATACCTTTCGCATTATATAATTTAGCGTCATCATTTAAACATATAGCATTATCATGCACATAACTTTTAAAAACGCCGGGatagaaaatcgaagaaacatTTGACTCGGGTTTGTTCGCTTCGCGAAACACCATACCAAATTTGTCGATAGACATTGTTTCAAGCTAATCTTTTTCTTCACTTATCGTCAACTCATACAACTGTTTGACCTGCTCTTCAATCCAcagtattcgttgaaatatctcaTCCAGTTTTATCCATAGACTTTGAAATCTCAAGTTCCAGCTTTCACCGTTGTCCTCCCCCGAGGATATTGTTTGATTCGTTTTACAACAATTAAGACGAATGAGCATTCTATCGAGCTGTACCAATTGACATTTCATTCATCACTAACTCAATGAATGCACgcgctttaatttataattatatcggCTTCACGAAGTTCTTCAATTATTGACATTATTTCATTGTTATGGTTGGAATGTCCGGCATTCTTCGAAGCGGTTAACAATTTCACacgatcgacgagttcgttTGGATCATCCCAATGCACGTAATCAATCGGATTGTTAGTCACACGCATAGAAGTTGGAAGTTGTATCCCCTTCCCACCACGTGACGAAAACATCGGTCctataattttcttatacttaTAACCTTTGTTTCCCTTTAGCTGATTCCCACGTCGATGCGCTTGCGTGAGAATGAGAATTCTTTTGTACACATTCTTATCATCCTCGGTGTACAACTGCTTGTCGGGTACTCTGTTGAATATTAATTCATAAAGACCATGAGTCCCCTCATACCTTACTCCGTTAAT encodes:
- the LOC143220058 gene encoding uncharacterized protein LOC143220058 is translated as MHPIRTLYSKRCASDRDNQHEKSMMYYNNHPLTECDHSSIEESHKKRRLNNMSFDNSDSISQSSSSLHRILSRRYSIAGNYFKYLEIGVHVGDDICVELTMGDNRGNEITFSRDAWTELLRTKECISNLLSMQKQCKKMSDDLTLQIVNLNGMNLVKLSNQFTALYITEKTMRNLYNLEFCIHNMYSWLIGNVPTITDKFMNFVIVVRDTNAKNIVKAIIESEFFDQSFKLADTHTIIDLEFGRTSNLHVAVHGGQKPSVNVGSASIQRYFPLNEKNFHMLFFSVRLKRSTTEAFIVLNNSFPMSVCKLFGTLPSFFNADAKALHTSLAFLLFKGTVHAYLLNTSIIVRIYRCPPLSRAYF